Proteins from one Chiloscyllium punctatum isolate Juve2018m chromosome 4, sChiPun1.3, whole genome shotgun sequence genomic window:
- the dio2 gene encoding type II iodothyronine deiodinase, which produces MGLLSVDLLIKLQILPGFFSSCLFLAVYDSVVLLKQAVSRLSGPGAGDGVPRMLTVEGMQTVWRSFLLDAAKPVRPGGQAPNPRVVRLAERQGEAEQLQRVGGLAECRLLDFASPGRPLVVNFGSATUPPFVASLPAFCRTVEEYQAGADFLLVYIDEAHPSDGWAATSPFQLPRHRTLAERCSAARLLLRHFPVPPQCPVVADCMDNESNVAYGVSFERFCIVQDQKIVYLGGKGPFFYSLAGVRAWLEQHRLKQGAKVGSDAPHDLPAPIPAATHSPQLDV; this is translated from the coding sequence ATGGGTTTGCTCAGTGTTGACCTGCTCATCAAGCTGCAGATCCTGCCAGGTTTCTTCTCCAGCTGCCTGTTCCTGGCGGTGTACGATTCGGTGGTACTGCTGAAGCAGGCAGTGTCCCGCCTGAGCGGCCCAGGAGCTGGGGATGGAGTGCCCCGTATGCTGACGGTGGAGGGGATGCAGACGGTGTGGAGGAGCTTCCTGCTGGACGCTGCCAAGCCGGTGAGGCCGGGGGGCCAGGCTCCCAACCCCCGGGTGGTGAGGCTGGCCGAGCGGCAAGGTGAGGCGGAGCAGCTGCAGAGGGTGGGAGGCCTGGCGGAGTGCCGCCTGCTGGATTTTGCCAGCCCTGGGCGACCCTTGGTGGTCAACTTCGGCTCGGCCACCTGACCCCCCTTCGTGGCCAGCCTGCCAGCTTTCTGCCGCACGGTGGAGGAGTACCAGGCTGGCGCTGACTTCCTGCTGGTCTACATCGATGAAGCTCACCCCTCAGACGGCTGGGCTGCCACCTCGCCCTTCCAGCTGCCCCGTCATCGCACCCTGGCCGAGAGGTGTTCCGCCGCTCGCCTCCTCCTCCGGCACTTCCCGGTGCCCCCCCAGTGCCCGGTGGTAGCCGACTGCATGGACAACGAAAGCAACGTGGCGTACGGTGTCTCCTTCGAGAGGTTCTGCATCGTGCAGGACCAGAAGATCGTGTACTTGGGGGGCAAGGGGCCCTTCTTCTACAGCCTGGCAGGGGTCAGGGCATGGCTTGAGCAACAccgtctgaaacagggggcaaagGTTGGCAGCGATGCCCCCCACGACCTCCCGGCTCCCATTCCAGCTGCTACCCACAGCCCTCAACTGGACGTATAA